The Malus domestica chromosome 10, GDT2T_hap1 genome contains a region encoding:
- the LOC103446183 gene encoding glucan endo-1,3-beta-glucosidase 14-like, whose protein sequence is MAAFFSRISIFKIFLVFTLCFSDIGFLQGATSLGINYGQLGDNLLPPEKVLDLLSSLKITKARIYDTNPQVLTAFANSGVELMVTIENAMLGQLKNPQTAFQWVSSHIKPYFPATKITSIAVGNEVFTDDDTTVLLSNLVPAMVSIQTALTQLGLDSYIKISTPCSLAVLEESYPPSAGSFKPEVAQVMTQLLQFLQSTKAPFWINAYPYFAYKGDPNRVSLDYVLFNANQGMVDPFTKLHYDNMLYAQVDAAIYAMARLGFNGIEVKVSETGWPSRGDTNEIGATLQNAATYNRNLLRRQLQNEGTPLRPKMRLEVYVFALFNEDMKPGPTSERNYGLFQPDGTMVYNVGLSAISTSRTPTSSSSSSTTSASISDVFSSATKAATMEYRQSWVCWITVCMVTFHVFMGRPL, encoded by the exons ATGGCAGCATTTTTCAGCAGAATTTCCATTTTCAAGATTTTTCTTGTATTTACTCTATGTTTCTCAG ATATTGGTTTTCTACAAGGAGCTACATCACTTGGCATCAACTATGGCCAACTTGGCGACAATTTACTTCCGCCAGAGAAAGTCCTGGACCTCTTGAGCTCCCTCAAGATCACGAAAGCGCGAATCTACGACACGAATCCTCAAGTCCTCACGGCATTTGCCAATTCTGGTGTCGAGCTAATGGTGACGATCGAAAATGCAATGTTAGGCCAGTTGAAGAACCCTCAAACAGCCTTCCAATGGGTTAGCTCCCACATCAAGCCTTATTTCCCAGCCACCAAAATCACCAGCATTGCCGTAGGCAACGAGGTCTTCACAGATGATGACACAACAGTACTCTTATCCAATCTTGTCCCGGCCATGGTCAGCATCCAGACGGCACTAACTCAGCTAGGCCTTGATTCCTACATTAAAATCTCCACCCCTTGTTCTCTGGCGGTCCTCGAAGAATCCTACCCGCCTTCGGCCGGGAGTTTCAAACCCGAGGTGGCTCAGGTCATGACACAACTGTTACAGTTCTTGCAAAGCACAAAGGCACCTTTTTGGATCAATGCCTATCCATATTTTGCGTACAAAGGTGATCCAAACAGAGTCTCTTTGGACTATGTACTATTTAACGCCAACCAAGGGATGGTCGACCCTTTCACCAAGCTACACTATGACAACATGTTGTATGCACAAGTAGATGCAGCCATTTATGCCATGGCTAGGTTAGGGTTCAATGGTATTGAGGTCAAGGTTTCGGAAACCGGCTGGCCATCCAGAGGGGACACGAATGAAATCGGTGCAACGCTACAGAATGCTGCCACTTACAACAGGAATCTGTTGAGAAGGCAGCTCCAGAATGAAGGCACTCCTCTGAGGCCTAAAATGAGGCTGGAGGTCTATGTGTTTGCTTTGTTCAATGAGGATATGAAGCCCGGACCAACGTCAGAAAGGAACTACGGGCTATTTCAGCCGGATGGGACTATGGTTTACAATGTTGGATTGTCTGCCATATCAACTAGTAGAACACCAActtcatcatcgtcatcatcaacaACATCAGCTTCCATTTCTGATGTCTTTTCCTCTGCTACAAAG GCAGCAACCATGGAATATCGTCAAAGCTGGGTGTGCTGGATTACCGTTTGCATGGTGACCTTCCATGTTTTTATGGGAAGACCACTTTAA